The Couchioplanes caeruleus sequence CGTGCCCTGATCGCCCAGGCATTCGTCGGCATGGTCGCGATCGTCGGCCTCTCCCTGGCCCTGGGCCGCGACGAACGTTCCCGCCTGCTCGCCGATCTGCGCGCCTCCGAACGGGCCGCGGCCGACCAGGCGGCCACGCTCGGCACCATCGTCGACGGCATGGCCGAGGGTCTCGCCGTGCTCGACGAGCAGGGCAAGCTGATCCTGCGCAACCCGGCCGGCGTCCAGCTCCTGGGCGGCGCGGTGAGCAAGACCGGCCGCATCGCCGACAGCGAGTTCTACGGCCTGTTCCATCCCGACGGCACCCCCGTCGACGCCGCCGACCTGCCCTTCCGCCGGGCGCTGCTGACCGGGGAACCGCACAGCATGGACATCGTCGTGCGCAACGCCCAGGTCCCGGACGGGCGGGTCCTGCACGTGACCGCCACCCGGCTGCCGCATCTCATCGACGGGCGCCCGTGCGCGCTGAGCATCTTCAGCGACGTCACCGCCGAGCGCCGGCACCGCGACGAGCTGGCCTCCTTCGCCGGGGTCGTGGCCCACGACCTGCTCAACCCGCTCGCCACCGTCCAGGGATGGTCCGACGCGGCGCTGGTCGCCCTCGAGGACGCACCCGCGCACGACGCCGTCGAGGACGCGGTCGACGGGCTGCAACGGGTACGGCGCGCCGGCGCCCGCATGCGGAACCTCATCAACGACCTGCTGGCGTACACGACCGCCCGCGACGCCGCCCTGGCGCCGGCGGACGTCTCGCTGACCGCGCTGGTGTCCGAGATCGCCACCGCGCGCGCCGACCAGGCGGAGAGCGCCGGCGGCCCGGTGCCACGCTTCCACGTCGAGGACCTGCCCGGCGTGCACGCCGACCCCGTGCTCATCCGCCAGGTGCTGGACAACCTGATCAGCAATGCGGTCAAGTACGTGGCGCCGGGCGTCACCCCGGAGCTCGGGATCTCCGCGGCCGACGCCGGCAACGACTATGTCGAGGTGCGGGTCGTCGACAACGGGATCGGCATCCCCGCCGGGCAGCACGGCAGGGTGTTCGACAACTTCCACCGCGCCCACCGGACCGCGGGCTACGTCGGCACCGGGCTGGGGCTGGGCATCTGCCGCCGGATCGTGGAGCGGCACGGCGGCACGATCGTCGCCGAGCCCGGCCCGGGCGGGCGCGGCACGTGCATCCGGTTCACGGTGCCGGCCTCGGTGGCCGTATCCGCACACCGGCACGCCACCTCGCCCGGGTGACGGACCGGCCGGCGCCGGAGCACCGAAACCCGGGTGACGGACCGGCCCGCGCCGGAGCACCGAAACCCGGGTGACGGACCGGCCCGCGCCGGAGCACCGAAACCCGGGTGACGGACCGGCCCGCGCTGAAGC is a genomic window containing:
- a CDS encoding ATP-binding protein codes for the protein MTPATSLLRTAGFAALYLATTWLGRQTIMDGTNLSLVWPAAGVSAVWFLVQWRSRWRACDALALAGVTLVVNTATGAPPVLALMYVAANLVQAGVFVYLFRRWLPHLWGGGGDQPLARLAELWRLIGSAFLASAAGALIGPTAGWVVHGVHSWPATAVWQTRNTVSILLIGAVGLRLGHLVHRMRAGPATGVWTRVRSRLATLTWPRACEYVAVVVVSAFTYFIAFGADHGLPLAFPLLAMTVWAAVRLRTGFVVLHDLVFGSVAVLYTLHGDGPFAHVGDNAGRALIAQAFVGMVAIVGLSLALGRDERSRLLADLRASERAAADQAATLGTIVDGMAEGLAVLDEQGKLILRNPAGVQLLGGAVSKTGRIADSEFYGLFHPDGTPVDAADLPFRRALLTGEPHSMDIVVRNAQVPDGRVLHVTATRLPHLIDGRPCALSIFSDVTAERRHRDELASFAGVVAHDLLNPLATVQGWSDAALVALEDAPAHDAVEDAVDGLQRVRRAGARMRNLINDLLAYTTARDAALAPADVSLTALVSEIATARADQAESAGGPVPRFHVEDLPGVHADPVLIRQVLDNLISNAVKYVAPGVTPELGISAADAGNDYVEVRVVDNGIGIPAGQHGRVFDNFHRAHRTAGYVGTGLGLGICRRIVERHGGTIVAEPGPGGRGTCIRFTVPASVAVSAHRHATSPG